The following coding sequences are from one Culex quinquefasciatus strain JHB chromosome 1, VPISU_Cqui_1.0_pri_paternal, whole genome shotgun sequence window:
- the LOC6036784 gene encoding exopolyphosphatase PRUNE1, whose amino-acid sequence MNQFLKQCRTILGNKLPKLIVLGNESCDLDSAVCCLCLAFNLAKNPGIIKSLTTCNNPVLPVLNVTREELPLKTEVVHFLRSNHVDLADLVCRDEVELPEGQSETKFVLVDHHVSRFRWNVVAVVDHRPFDGNSGLEGGTYKFIEQVGSCATLVTKLMEQVDLCKDVTGGNAEVLRLLYGAIVLDTVNFSAEADRARPLDHEMAALIERSLGVAESRAYRKQLFDELVAKRSDVSSLDSLQILSKDLKIVSKNRITVAIPGYPILVQEYIKLDGVGENLRKFADKTNSNVIVLMGMKVTDGSVQRDLGIININNEKLHQEILNKLTSSVSPDFAFKKHDHVMMEGSFFQQCNVRVTRKHLLPLVTSVVEGFGSSD is encoded by the exons atgaatcaattTCTCAAACAATGCAGGACAATACTTGGGAATAAA ctgccaaaattaatCGTCCTCGGCAACGAAAGTTGTGATTTGGACTCCGCCGTGTGCTGCCTTTGTTTGGCCTTCAATCTAGCGAAAAACCCTGGAATTATAAAGTCCCTCACGACATGTAACAACCCAGTGCTGCCAGTCCTCAACGTGACCCGCGAAGAGCTCCCGCTGAAGACGGAAGTCGTTCACTTTCTGCGCTCCAATCATGTTGATTTGGCCGATTTGGTGTGCCGGGATGAAGTTGAGCTTCCCGAGGGACAAAGTGAGACCAAGTTCGTTCTGGTTGACCATCACGTGTCCAGGTTTCGATGGAACGTCGTAGCCGTTGTGGACCATCGACCCTTTGATGGGAACTCTGGCCTCGAGGGTGGGACTTACAAGTTTATTGAGCAAGTCGGTTCTTGTGCCACTCTGGTGACCAAATTGATGGAACAGGTTGATCTTTGTAAGGACGTTACTGGAGGGAATGCAGAAGTTCTGAGACTTTTGTACGGGGCCATCGTGCTGGACACGGTGAACTTTTCCGCAGAAGCTGACCGAGCACGACCGCTGGACCATGAAATGGCGGCACTGATTGAGCGTAGTCTGGGGGTGGCGGAGTCTAGAGCGTATCGAAAGCAACTGTTTGATGAACTGGTTGCGAAAAGGAGTGATGTTTCCAGCCTCGATTCGCTGCAGATATTGTCGAAAGATTTGAAGATAGTTTCGAAGAATAGAATTACGGTTGCCATTCCGGGTTATCCGATCTTGGTTCAGGAGTATATCAAACTTGATGGAGTTGGGGAGAACTTGCGGAAGTTTGCTGATAAAACCAACTCAAATGTTATCGTACTGATGGGTATGAAAGTGACGGATGGCAGCGTGCAGAGGGATTTGGGAATTATAAATATTAACAACGAAAAGTTACATCAAGAG attttgaacaaattaaccTCAAGCGTTTCACCGGATTTTGCGTTCAAGAAACACGATCACGTTATGATGGAGGGATCATTTTTCCAACAGTGCAACGTAAGAGTTACTCGAAAGCATCTTTTGCCTTTGGTGACCAGTGTTGTGGAAGGGTTTGGCAGCAGTGATTAA
- the LOC119771151 gene encoding uncharacterized protein LOC119771151, protein MPRTYKRAENARGYQKYGEAALQKCLKAIQNGMTHRKASEMYGIPRTTITNRLQGKTGEKVGGRRAFTDEEEQLFVDCLVVMRDSGLAVNEHDLRFVVKSYLTEVGKTVPRFADNKPGPDWTKLFLGRHPELAFLETNRKGKGNIPEETLSACVRELIESADIPGVEIAISDVPEIMQHFLDV, encoded by the coding sequence atgcCACGAACGTACAAACGGGCGGAAAATGCCCGAGGCTATCAAAAGTACGGCGAAGCGGCACTGCAGAAATGTCTGAAGGCAATCCAGAACGGGATGACCCACCGGAAGGCGTCGGAGATGTATGGCATCCCGCGAACCACAATCACCAACCGACTTCAGGGGAAAACCGGTGAAAAGGTCGGTGGACGGCGTGCGTTTACCGACGAGGAGGAACAGCTGTTTGTGGACTGTCTGGTCGTGATGCGAGATTCGGGACTGGCGGTCAACGAACACGATCTGCGCTTCGTGGTGAAAAGTTACCTCACGGAGGTGGGCAAAACGGTGCCCCGGTTTGCGGACAATAAGCCGGGGCCGGATTGGACCAAGTTGTTTCTCGGGCGGCACCCGGAGCTGGCCTTTTTGGAAACAAACAGGAAAGGCAAGGGAAACATCCCGGAGGAAACGCTGAGCGCCTGTGTCAGAGAGCTGATCGAGTCGGCGGATATTCCAGGGGTGGAGATTGCGATTTCCGACGTGCCGGAAATTATGCAGCACTTTTTGgacgtttag
- the LOC6036782 gene encoding myb-like protein Q — MEASVKLLVFAALTLTLTAITGTGGQFPPGPRYSLDNMPKTSFSCRDKILGGYYADSETQCQMFHVCVKVSGIGVQDFRFLCPNGTAFDQEAQICADWGDVDCEAATLYYGSDNFDLYRLGSGFESKRAPFAEEEEATFHLQRAETSDARRSKQFIVNQSSKPQQPPVHSNPNQIPPVQRPQQQQQLQQHHQQQHHHHRQSPVTTTTTTTTTSTTAAPFYSTTENYFNKASNLQYQKQIQQKHQQHKQQQLAYNQQQQIQQQQYRQLTAAAATATPADRSRQAEELRSTTPTSFPSNHQPTQRTSDNSNDEIFRGSHSSHFFNNRNNGKEDFDDDFVRRPAASTTSPTTTARPATPSNTNATRSTQTRGRNRGRGSVRAHNLNIVRSEAKPTPARQQTRLQATTPEDFFDVPKIQNFSRGSANHHNNNNNNNNFRQQPTTVLQPQTDNKINFGQQQQQNQQPASTPAPFSRGQRPTQNAATSRSSNAFFQQQQTNTTPARSIAQQYQTTTPAAQRFQQQQQQVNTTPRPQNFQQFQTTTNVPLNQQRYQPPSTPTAANQHFTDFNNQFFAPNPSTTPPPNINYQFFSRNPSTPVPAQIINRNPSTQAPAQNFNRVTQAPQFYNTGFENKATERNEPITTPQESQRNRAQSRSFNIDPARLNQFNYNEYQGSRTSTTTSTTTVAPTPAAAVFDFKPSTYNPLSYRQQQQPQQPLRQHPPSFNVNPFDPRSTAASVSITTTTTSTQRPASNNEQRYQTISRSASDNYTPSTIKKFSTLVPKDQYNPTTFKPNALSKKALLQFVIQKPEKQDKIVPPAPVKSTVYVPTVPPVSITTTTTTTQAPVVRKQPQPNNFFQQPQQQPTRPTTTTTTTTTQRPQDIDEDDGQYHPELYEKDFYRNRVKAKFNQERKQNSQDPLTSSRNNFFQQSTPVSQSLSSSDEDEIFRTAHSQNIAASGNDLILERARQAAAKINEFLSSSSVKPTAPAPTKKAHHQSKDANQRVNPRPFSKAPTIPPNATSTKRPADDKEEYDYAYYDTGSPDVPEYDVIEDFGRTSAHKKNKKN, encoded by the exons CGCTAACGCTAACACTGACCGCCATCACGGGCACGGGCGGCCAGTTTCCGCCCGGGCCCCGCTACAGCCTGGACAACATGCCCAAGACGAGCTTCAGCTGCCGGGACAAGATCCTCGGCGGGTACTACGCCGACTCGGAGACCCAGTGCCAGATGTTCCACGTGTGCGTCAAAGTGTCCGGAATAGGC GTGCAAGACTTCAGATTCCTTTGCCCCAATGGTACGGCTTTCGACCAGGAAGCCCAAATCTGTGCCGATTGGGGCGATGTCGACTGTGAAGCCGCCACGCTGTACTACGGCAGCGACAACTTTGACCTGTACCGGCTGGGGTCCGGCTTCGAGAGCAAGCGGGCGCCGTTCGCCGAGGAGGAGGAAGCGACCTTCCACCTGCAGCGGGCTGAGACTA GTGACGCTAGACGTAGCAAACAGTTCATCGTGAACCAGAGCTCGAAGCCGCAGCAGCCCCCTGTACATTCGAATCCGAACCAGATTCCTCCGGTGCAACGGccccagcagcaacagcagcttcAGCAGCACCACCAGCAACAACACCATCATCACCGGCAGTCTCCGGTCACGACTACGACGACCACGACAACAACCAGCACTACCGCGGCACCCTTCTACAGCACCACGGAAAACTACTTCAACAAGGCCAGTAACCTGCAGTACCAGAAGCAGATCCAACAGAAGCACCAGCAGCACAAGCAACAACAGCTGGCGTACAACCAGCAACAGCAGATCCAGCAGCAACAGTACCGGCAACTGACGGCCGCTGCCGCCACCGCAACACCTGCAGATCGATCACGTCAGGCCGAGGAACTCCGGTCAACGACACCGACCAGCTTCCCCAGCAACCATCAACCCACGCAGCGCACCAGCGACAACAGTA ACGACGAAATCTTCCGAGGTTCTCACAGCTCCCACTTCTTCAACAACCGCAACAACGGCAAGGAAGATTTCGACGACGACTTTGTGCGACGTCCGGCCGCCAGCACCACTTCCCCAACAACCACCGCTCGTCCGGCAACACCCAGCAACACCAACGCCACCCGCTCTACCCAGACCCGGGGTCGCAACCGCGGACGCGGTAGCGTGCGTGCCCACAACCTGAACATTGTCCGTAGCGAAGCCAAGCCAACGCCGGCCCGTCAGCAAACGCGTCTCCAGGCAACCACTCCGGAAGACTTCTTTGACGTGCCCAAGATCCAGAACTTTAGCCGGGGCTCCGCCAACCAtcacaacaataacaacaacaacaacaatttcCGGCAACAGCCTACTACGGTGCTGCAACCACAGACCGACAACAAAATCAACTTtggccaacaacaacaacaaaatcagcAACCGGCATCAACGCCGGCGCCATTTTCTCGTGGTCAGCGCCCAACGCAAAATGCGGCAACTAGTCGAAGCTCGAACGCTTTCTTCCAGCAACAGCAAACTAACACGACACCCGCTAGATCTATTGCCCAGCAGTACCAAACCACGACTCCTGCCGCGCAGCgtttccagcagcagcaacaacaggtCAACACGACGCCACGGCCGCAGAACTTCCAGCAGTTCCAAACGACGACGAATGTTCCGCTGAACCAGCAACGCTACCAACCACCCAGTACACCTACGGCAGCCAATCAACACTTTACCGACTTCAACAACCAGTTCTTTGCGCCCAATCCGAGTACAACGCCGCCGCCGAACATCAACTACCAATTCTTCAGCCGGAATCCATCAACCCCTGTTCCAGCGCAGATCATAAACCGCAACCCGTCAACTCAAGCTCCAGCGCAGAACTTCAACCGAGTAACGCAGGCTCCTCAGTTCTACAACACCGGATTCGAGAACAAAGCCACCGAACGCAACGAACCCATCACGACGCCTCAGGAATCCCAGCGAAACCGCGCCCAATCTCGCTCCTTCAACATTGACCCCGCTCGGCTCAACCAGTTCAACTACAACGAGTACCAGGGAAGTCGCACAAGCACGACTACCAGCACCACTACAGTCGCTCCGACGCCAGCTGCCGCCGTCTTCGACTTCAAACCGTCCACGTACAATCCACTCAGCTatcgccagcagcagcagccccagCAACCTCTCCGTCAACATCCGCCATCGTTCAACGTGAACCCGTTCGACCCTCGCTCAACTGCGGCCTCCGTCTCGATCACCACGACCACCACCAGCACTCAGCGACCAGCGTCCAACAACGAGCAGCGCTACCAAACGATCTCGCGAAGCGCCAGTGACAACTACACCCCCTCGACCATCAAGAAGTTCTCCACGCTGGTCCCCAAAGATCAGTACAATCCGACGACCTTCAAACCGAACGCGCTCAGCAAGAAGGCTCTGCTGCAGTTCGTGATCCAGAAGCCCGAAAAGCAGGACAAGATCGTCCCCCCAGCGCCAGTCAAGAGCACGGTCTACGTACCAACGGTACCTCCAGTAAGCATCACCACGACCACTACGACGACCCAAGCTCCGGTAGTGCGCAAGCAACCCCAGCCCAACAACTTCTTCCAGCAGCCTCAGCAACAGCCAACGCGACCAACCACGACTACGACCACCACCACTACCCAGCGTCCGCAAGACATCGACGAAGACGACGGCCAGTACCATCCGGAACTGTACGAGAAGGACTTCTACCGGAACCGCGTCAAGGCCAAGTTCAACCAGGAACGCAAGCAGAACTCCCAAGATCCACTTACCTCCTCGCGGAACAACTTCTTCCAGCAGTCCACCCCGGTGTCCCAATCGCTATCCTCCAGCGACGAAGACGAGATCTTCCGGACGGCCCACTCGCAGAACATCGCCGCCAGCGGTAACGATCTGATCCTCGAGCGCGCACGGCAAGCCGCCGCCAAGATCAACGAGTTCCTGTCGTCGTCCTCGGTGAAGCCAACGGCACCGGCACCCACGAAAAAGGCCCACCACCAGTCCAAGGACGCCAACCAGCGGGTAAACCCCCGACCCTTCTCCAAGGCCCCAACGATCCCGCCGAACGCCACCAGCACCAAGAGACCCGCCGACGACAAGGAGGAGTACGACTACGCGTACTACGACACCGGCAGCCCGGACGTGCCCGAGTACGACGTCATCGAGGACTTTGGCCGGACGTCGGCGCACAAGAAGAACAAGAAAAACTAA